TGCAGGAGGCCCTGGTCGATCTGAAGAAAAGCTCCATTGCCAAGGCGACCATGGGATCGCACATCTTTGAGAAGTTCGTGATCGGCAAAGAGGCCGAGTGGGACAGCTACCGGATCGCGGTCACCGACTGGGAGATGGCTGAGTATCTGAAGATCTATTAGTTTGTGCCCATCCAGAAATGGCCCTTTCGCCCAATCTCGGCGTCATGCTCAAAAAATAATCCTCGTAATATCATTTAGATGACTCCGGTTATTTTTTTCGCGATCCTTGATCTTGAACGAAATTGCTCATTTCTGGACGGACACTAGTTTCCGCCTTGTCGCCAACACCAGCAAAAACGGCTGCCTCCCCGGGGAGGCAGCCGTTTTTTTGTTCCTGTCGATGTGACTGCGGAACAGACACTACTTGTTGAGCTTGAATTTTCTGGGATCGATCTTGTAACGGTGAATCTTGTAGTTGATGATCCGCAGGCTGGTATCCAGCAACTGGGCGGCCCGGGTCTGGTTGCCGTTGGTCTGTTTGAGCGCCTCGACGATCAACTCCCGTTCAAAGTTGGCCACGCTGGCGGCAAAAGAGAGGGGCCTGTCCGAGTCCACACTCTCCGAGGTCTGCAGGGAGGGCGGCAGGTGATAACTCATGATCGAGTCATGATCACAGATGAGCACGGCCCGTTCCATGCAGTTCTCGAGTTCGCGAACATTGCCCGGCCAGTGATACTGTAGAAGCATATCAATGGCCGGCGTGGAGATCCGGGGGATATGCTTTTTATTCTCAGTGGTATATTTTTCCAGAAAATACTCGGCCAGCAGCAGGATATCGGTGCGCCGTTCCCTGAGCGGCGGCAGGTAGACCGGAAAAACATTGAGCCGGTAGTAGAGATCCTCGCGAAAATGCTTCTCCGCCACTGCTGTTTCCAGGTCCTTGTTGGTGGCGGCCACCAGCCGCACATCGCATTTGATCGAGGTGCTGCTCCCCAGCCGCTGGAAGATCCGGTCCTGGACCACGTGCAGCAGCTTGGCCTGGACCGGCTGGCTCAACTCGCCGATCTCGTCGAGAAACAGGGTCCCGCCCTCGGCGATTTCAAAACGGCCCTTCTTGGCGACATGGGCCCCGGTAAAGGCCCCTTTCTCGTGGCCGAACAGCTCGCTCTCCAGCAGGGTTTCGGGCAGGGCCGAACAGTTGACCACCACAAAGGGCTTCTTGGCCCGCTTGCTGTTGTGGTGCAGGGACCTGGCCACCAGGGTCTTACCAGTGCCGGACTCGCCACGGAGCAGCACGGTGGCGTTGGAGTCCGCCACCCGGTGGATCATCTCAAAGACCTCCTGCATCCGGCTGCTGTTGCCGATGATGTTGGCGATCCGGTACTTCTCGGACAGGGCCCGCCGCAACTCGATGTTCTCGTCCCGGAGCCGGGCCTTGCTCTCGTTAACCAGCTGGATCCGGTGGGCGGTCTGGGCGAGCAGCCCGCTTATGATGGTCAGAAAGAGCAGGTCCTCTTCATAGTTCAGGT
The Desulfobacterales bacterium DNA segment above includes these coding regions:
- a CDS encoding sigma 54-interacting transcriptional regulator — protein: MGAEETINKELVDLTCLYEITRVLASTMDLRDCLEEIMAILSKKKEMVNGTVTIVNPTTGQLEIEVAHGLSTEARSRGKYKVGEGITGRVVASGEPIVIPHIGAETNFLDRTGARSETHKQKNSFLCVPIKHDLQTFGALSIDRAYREDLNYEEDLLFLTIISGLLAQTAHRIQLVNESKARLRDENIELRRALSEKYRIANIIGNSSRMQEVFEMIHRVADSNATVLLRGESGTGKTLVARSLHHNSKRAKKPFVVVNCSALPETLLESELFGHEKGAFTGAHVAKKGRFEIAEGGTLFLDEIGELSQPVQAKLLHVVQDRIFQRLGSSTSIKCDVRLVAATNKDLETAVAEKHFREDLYYRLNVFPVYLPPLRERRTDILLLAEYFLEKYTTENKKHIPRISTPAIDMLLQYHWPGNVRELENCMERAVLICDHDSIMSYHLPPSLQTSESVDSDRPLSFAASVANFERELIVEALKQTNGNQTRAAQLLDTSLRIINYKIHRYKIDPRKFKLNK